The following proteins come from a genomic window of Pirellula staleyi DSM 6068:
- a CDS encoding HEAT repeat domain-containing protein — MLRLSKLAATTLAALVLVLTTSIAASAQEALPPPISVESATIAEALHIAAARKALTDSGVEPTVEGLQKLLERMAPSDTFDDWAKEQIAALSDGSFEVRQQATQQLATTPGIPQALLENAQKNGDPEVRWRARVIAQLRQVSVNALLLGALTLIEHDAAKFSAASLVAAAEAFDSPTLQPRFLQVVARVAQPSEQALYSELLRTKNSSVRLSAAIALASIERDPESKLLIELTTDPDEQVVLGVSQVLVRAGDRRALLPLARLLRSDDLPIRRYAYRYLVAISGQTLGYSPTLPDADRKQAAEKWETWVAQDSSTAMLVMPPRFSLADRGELGDQLLIATGGSGRVRLIESDGKVSWEFAMQSWHAEKMGSGNIMIASHWNSRVVEVNASGTIVWQLQGPNAIRALPLTSGNVLIADFSGKRALEVTRTNEIVWEFTAPDNVFAVDRLDDGTTIVACPSVILEVSRTGEVSHKWAVKGRLNSVQVEPSGTLLIADYQGDRIVRIDREGKELWSAKIVRPTDVYRSPEGKIFVATATQLVEISETGEVLREIMRSQSGSIRGS; from the coding sequence ATGCTGCGACTCTCCAAACTGGCCGCGACCACTCTGGCAGCGCTTGTGTTGGTGCTGACAACCAGCATCGCCGCCAGCGCGCAAGAGGCTCTGCCACCTCCAATCAGCGTGGAAAGCGCGACGATCGCTGAAGCGCTACACATCGCGGCAGCACGAAAAGCGCTCACCGATTCCGGAGTCGAGCCCACCGTCGAGGGGCTTCAAAAACTGCTCGAGCGCATGGCTCCCTCCGACACTTTCGACGACTGGGCCAAGGAGCAAATTGCGGCGCTCAGCGACGGTAGTTTTGAAGTTCGTCAGCAAGCGACTCAGCAGCTCGCCACCACGCCTGGCATTCCGCAGGCGCTGCTCGAAAATGCGCAGAAGAACGGCGATCCCGAAGTGCGCTGGCGAGCACGCGTGATCGCCCAGTTGCGGCAAGTGAGCGTGAATGCCTTGCTGCTCGGCGCGCTCACCCTGATCGAACACGATGCCGCGAAGTTCTCGGCTGCATCGCTCGTAGCGGCCGCCGAAGCGTTCGACTCCCCCACGCTTCAGCCCCGCTTTCTGCAAGTGGTCGCGCGTGTCGCTCAGCCAAGCGAACAAGCGCTCTATAGCGAACTGCTCCGGACGAAAAACTCTTCGGTCCGCCTCTCAGCGGCCATCGCACTAGCCAGTATCGAGCGCGATCCCGAAAGCAAACTGCTGATTGAATTGACAACCGATCCCGACGAGCAAGTGGTGCTGGGTGTTTCGCAAGTCCTGGTGCGCGCCGGTGATCGTCGAGCACTGCTGCCACTCGCCCGCCTGCTCCGTTCCGACGACCTTCCAATTCGGCGCTATGCCTATCGCTATCTCGTCGCGATCTCGGGACAAACACTCGGCTATTCTCCCACTCTTCCCGATGCCGATCGCAAGCAAGCGGCCGAGAAATGGGAAACGTGGGTCGCTCAAGACTCCTCGACCGCAATGCTCGTGATGCCACCCAGATTTTCACTCGCCGATCGAGGTGAACTGGGAGACCAACTTCTCATCGCAACCGGCGGCAGCGGCCGCGTTCGGCTGATCGAGAGCGACGGCAAAGTGTCGTGGGAATTCGCGATGCAAAGTTGGCACGCGGAAAAAATGGGAAGCGGCAACATCATGATCGCGAGCCACTGGAACAGCCGCGTTGTGGAAGTGAACGCCTCTGGCACAATTGTGTGGCAGCTGCAGGGGCCTAACGCGATTCGCGCACTCCCACTCACCAGCGGCAATGTGCTGATCGCCGATTTCTCAGGAAAACGTGCCTTAGAAGTCACACGCACCAATGAGATCGTTTGGGAATTCACCGCTCCCGACAACGTGTTCGCCGTCGATCGACTCGACGATGGAACCACCATTGTCGCTTGTCCGAGCGTCATCCTCGAAGTAAGCCGCACCGGCGAAGTGTCCCACAAATGGGCCGTGAAGGGACGCCTTAATTCAGTCCAAGTGGAACCGAGTGGCACACTGCTGATCGCCGACTATCAAGGTGATCGCATCGTCCGCATCGATCGCGAGGGAAAAGAACTTTGGTCGGCGAAAATCGTGCGCCCCACCGATGTCTATCGTTCGCCCGAAGGGAAGATTTTTGTCGCGACCGCCACACAACTCGTCGAGATCAGCGAAACGGGAGAAGTCCTTCGCGAAATCATGCGATCGCAGTCGGGCTCGATACGGGGTAGCTAA
- the cysD gene encoding sulfate adenylyltransferase subunit CysD, with protein MSGYSLTHLKQLEAESIHIIREVVAEFENPVMLYSIGKDSAVMLHLAMKAFYPAKPPFPLLHVDTTWKFREMYDLRDNYVAKELGLKLIVHVNQDGVRQGINPITHGSKVHTDVMKTESLKQALTKYQFDAAFGGARRDEEKSRAKERVYSFRDQMHRWDPKNQRPELWNLYNARVNKGESIRVFPLSNWTELDVWQYVHLENIPIVPLYFAKERPIVWRDGTMIMVDDDRLPMRPGETPEMRMVRFRTLGCYPLSGAVDSTATTLPEIIQEMLLTKFSERQGRLIDHDESGSMEKKKKEGYF; from the coding sequence ATGTCTGGCTATAGCCTCACGCATCTCAAGCAGCTCGAAGCCGAGAGTATCCACATCATCCGCGAAGTGGTCGCCGAGTTCGAAAACCCGGTGATGCTCTATTCGATCGGAAAAGATTCCGCGGTGATGCTCCATTTGGCGATGAAGGCGTTCTATCCCGCCAAGCCGCCGTTTCCGCTGCTGCATGTCGATACCACGTGGAAGTTCCGCGAGATGTACGACCTGCGCGACAACTATGTCGCCAAAGAGCTCGGCCTGAAGCTCATTGTGCACGTCAACCAAGACGGCGTCCGACAAGGGATCAATCCCATCACGCACGGCAGCAAAGTGCACACCGATGTGATGAAGACCGAAAGCCTAAAACAGGCACTCACGAAATATCAGTTCGACGCCGCCTTTGGTGGTGCTCGTCGCGACGAAGAGAAGAGCCGCGCAAAAGAACGGGTCTACTCGTTCCGCGATCAGATGCATCGCTGGGACCCGAAGAATCAGCGCCCCGAGTTGTGGAACCTCTACAACGCGCGGGTCAACAAGGGGGAAAGCATTCGGGTCTTTCCACTCTCGAACTGGACTGAACTCGACGTGTGGCAATACGTGCACCTCGAAAACATTCCGATCGTGCCACTCTACTTTGCCAAAGAACGGCCCATTGTGTGGCGCGATGGCACCATGATCATGGTCGACGATGATCGCTTGCCGATGCGGCCAGGCGAAACTCCCGAGATGCGGATGGTTCGTTTTCGTACGCTCGGCTGTTATCCCCTCAGCGGCGCTGTCGATAGCACGGCCACCACGCTTCCCGAAATCATCCAAGAAATGCTGCTGACGAAGTTCTCGGAACGTCAGGGACGCCTCATCGACCACGACGAATCGGGCTCGATGGAGAAGAAGAAAAAAGAGGGCTATTTCTAG
- a CDS encoding DUF393 domain-containing protein, translating to MTATKTAAATAKKSVQLPTPQELPNADVVIYDGHCNFCKSQVQKLARWDGKGKRLAFLSLHDPEVAKRYPDLTYQQMMDEMYVVDQKGNRYGGAAAFRYLTTRLPLLYILAPILHIPFTLPLWKWGYWQVAKRRYWLAGKSTDDCDDGACAVHFKK from the coding sequence GTGACTGCCACGAAAACCGCTGCCGCAACTGCCAAGAAGTCGGTCCAACTCCCTACGCCCCAAGAGCTTCCGAATGCTGATGTGGTGATCTACGACGGCCACTGCAACTTCTGCAAGTCGCAGGTTCAGAAGCTCGCTCGCTGGGACGGCAAGGGAAAGCGGCTTGCCTTTTTATCGCTGCACGATCCCGAAGTTGCAAAGCGTTATCCTGATTTGACTTACCAGCAAATGATGGACGAAATGTACGTCGTCGATCAAAAAGGAAATCGCTACGGTGGAGCGGCTGCTTTTCGCTATCTAACCACGAGGCTTCCTCTCCTCTACATTTTGGCTCCGATTCTGCATATCCCGTTTACTTTGCCACTCTGGAAATGGGGTTACTGGCAGGTCGCGAAAAGGCGCTACTGGCTTGCAGGTAAATCGACCGACGACTGCGACGACGGCGCTTGCGCTGTCCACTTCAAAAAGTAG
- a CDS encoding undecaprenyl-diphosphate phosphatase: MTLVWWQIVLLAIVQGIAEFLPISSSGHLVVIAPLLFGSTDSPEGISDLSIVLHLGTLGSILVHYFKRVSALLGEDRQILALLAIGTLPAVVVGLPLKLLFPAALESPLLAGVLLIVNGGVLYLVSRIPPKENTYQQLSIGKSLAIGVCQAFAILPGLSRSGSTIAGGLSVGLSRSSAATFSFLLAIPAIAGAGVLEALSMIRKSEPLSTSPGLLLLGAAISFVVGIVSLRLLEKLLASGRLPWFAIYSVIAGIAIVVWQWQGAIE; this comes from the coding sequence ATGACACTCGTGTGGTGGCAAATCGTTCTGCTGGCGATAGTTCAGGGAATTGCCGAGTTCCTGCCCATCAGTTCCAGTGGACACTTAGTCGTCATCGCCCCTTTGCTGTTTGGCTCCACCGACTCTCCCGAGGGAATCAGCGATCTAAGCATCGTGCTGCATCTAGGAACGCTCGGCTCGATTCTGGTCCATTATTTCAAGCGGGTCTCCGCACTGCTCGGAGAAGATCGCCAAATCCTAGCGTTATTGGCCATCGGAACCCTACCAGCGGTGGTTGTTGGACTACCTCTGAAGTTGTTGTTTCCAGCGGCTCTCGAGAGCCCACTGCTGGCTGGCGTGCTGCTGATCGTCAATGGCGGCGTGCTCTACCTCGTCTCCCGAATCCCTCCGAAAGAAAACACCTATCAACAACTGTCGATAGGTAAATCACTGGCCATTGGCGTTTGTCAGGCATTTGCCATCCTTCCTGGATTGTCGCGCAGCGGCAGCACGATCGCTGGCGGCCTCTCGGTGGGGCTCTCGCGGTCGTCGGCGGCAACGTTCAGCTTCCTTTTGGCGATCCCTGCGATCGCCGGTGCAGGGGTCCTCGAGGCTCTCTCGATGATTCGCAAAAGCGAGCCTCTCAGCACTTCCCCAGGACTCCTGCTCCTTGGGGCTGCGATTTCGTTCGTCGTGGGAATCGTCAGTTTGCGGCTGCTCGAAAAGCTGCTTGCTAGCGGACGCCTTCCCTGGTTCGCCATCTACTCGGTGATTGCTGGAATCGCCATCGTGGTGTGGCAATGGCAAGGTGCAATCGAATAG